Proteins co-encoded in one Halorussus vallis genomic window:
- the lipA gene encoding lipoyl synthase — MLFAGYPDGTSPYGESGPFRRVPRRFGAVRRSIILGETSRTSTANRNTLPFSPRRPNGDPMSRRRKPDWLKMRPPSGREFTDIKRTLRDHDLHTVCEEANCPNLGECWSGRNSDSGGTATFMLMGDQCTRNCGFCDVDTGGGQPLDPDEPANVASAVAEIGLDYVVLTSVDRDDLEGQGAAHFARTIREIKERDPSILMEVLIPDFRGEEELIRKIIEAEPDVIAHNVETVERLQQPVRDPRAGYEQSVRVLEQVDRESDIYTKTSIMLGVGEYDHEVYQTLSDLREADVDIVTLGQYLQPSRDHLDVSSYVHPSKFETWREVAEEELEFLYCASGPMVRSSYKAGELFVDAVLRDGKTVEEARREARRASV; from the coding sequence TTGTTATTCGCCGGCTACCCCGACGGAACGTCGCCGTACGGTGAGTCCGGTCCGTTTCGCCGCGTTCCGCGGCGATTCGGCGCGGTTCGGCGGTCGATTATCCTCGGCGAAACTTCACGAACGTCCACCGCGAACCGGAATACCCTACCCTTTTCACCTCGCCGACCGAACGGCGACCCAATGAGTCGCCGCCGGAAACCCGACTGGCTGAAGATGCGACCGCCGTCCGGCCGGGAGTTCACGGACATCAAGCGGACGCTCCGGGACCACGACCTCCACACGGTCTGCGAGGAGGCCAACTGCCCCAATCTGGGGGAGTGCTGGTCCGGGCGGAACTCCGACTCCGGCGGCACCGCGACGTTCATGCTGATGGGCGACCAGTGCACCCGCAACTGCGGCTTCTGCGACGTCGACACCGGTGGCGGGCAACCCCTGGACCCCGACGAACCCGCCAACGTGGCGAGCGCGGTGGCCGAAATCGGCCTCGACTACGTGGTGCTCACGTCGGTCGACCGCGACGACCTCGAAGGTCAGGGCGCGGCCCACTTCGCGCGGACGATTCGGGAGATAAAGGAGCGCGACCCTTCGATTCTGATGGAGGTGCTGATTCCGGACTTCCGCGGCGAAGAGGAACTGATTCGGAAGATTATCGAGGCCGAACCCGACGTTATCGCCCACAACGTCGAGACGGTCGAACGACTCCAGCAGCCGGTCAGAGACCCACGCGCGGGCTACGAACAGAGCGTTCGCGTGCTCGAACAGGTCGACCGGGAGTCAGACATCTACACCAAGACCTCCATCATGCTCGGGGTCGGCGAGTACGACCACGAGGTGTACCAGACCCTGAGCGACCTCCGGGAGGCCGACGTCGACATCGTGACGCTGGGTCAGTATCTCCAGCCCTCGCGGGACCACCTCGACGTGTCGAGCTACGTCCATCCCTCGAAGTTCGAGACGTGGCGCGAGGTCGCCGAGGAGGAACTGGAGTTCCTCTATTGCGCCAGCGGCCCGATGGTCCGGTCGTCGTACAAGGCAGGCGAACTGTTCGTCGACGCGGTGCTCCGGGACGGGAAGACCGTCGAGGAGGCGCGCCGCGAGGCCCGCAGGGCCTCGGTCTGA
- a CDS encoding DEAD/DEAH box helicase, which yields MEVAEVVPEFTEAFPFEEFNRMQRKVVPALLDGEENIVASAPTASGKTALAELAICRTLQEGGTALFIAPMRALTNEKESEWERFEEMGYSVYVVTGERDLNPRRAERADILVMTPEKTDSATRKHDSPRYQFIENVDCCVIDEVHLLDSEKRGSVLEVTISRLRRLCDPRVVALSATMPNVEDVAAWLDAPPEHTFEFADEYRPVDLHSGVETYTHGDNSFADKYRRLYRALDLAEPHIRDGGQALVFVSSRQDTVQAAKKSRDELAERDVPVGARGDYDFHNAAKELNNETLRKSVLDGVAFHHAGLSKNDKDLVEEWFKQGKVQLLFSTSTLAWGVNLPARCVVLRDTKLHDPLEGEVDMSPLDVLQMLGRAGRPEYDDVGYGWVVCDRSDADKYRRLLREGKEIESRLDEDLESHLNAEIAMGTIRGLEDVMDWLETTFYYVRAKARPEAYNFENLRERVRSALQRLVERGFVETDDELRVSATTLGRLSSKFYLRMETAEGFAALAKTESIEVGDVLRTVADAAEFDSVSARQSERDAVNSVLVGQETGDLEPGPRKVLAILRSAMSGTTPGELRSDAWVITQNALRLLSALREFLERFDRPMAANLARRAEARIEHGVSDDAVGLTAIDGVGSGRASKLAKEDIATPADVQSAGVDGLVAAGLSAGVAEQVVESARGLPRVVVEWGSFPDAIARGENDMREVTIRNVGGSGAAAIRVTVNGVEMTATTTYLDGEATVPVGVFGGTDDEMEYAIEVAFPDLPLVPACDSRTVRVE from the coding sequence ATGGAAGTCGCCGAGGTCGTCCCCGAGTTCACCGAGGCGTTCCCCTTCGAGGAGTTCAACCGGATGCAACGGAAGGTGGTCCCGGCGCTCCTCGACGGCGAGGAGAACATCGTCGCCAGCGCGCCAACCGCCAGCGGCAAGACCGCGCTGGCCGAACTGGCCATCTGTCGCACCCTGCAGGAAGGCGGCACCGCGCTGTTCATCGCGCCGATGCGCGCGCTGACCAACGAGAAGGAGAGCGAGTGGGAGCGATTCGAGGAGATGGGCTACTCGGTGTACGTCGTCACCGGCGAGCGCGACCTGAACCCGCGGCGGGCCGAGCGCGCCGACATCCTCGTGATGACCCCCGAGAAGACCGATTCGGCGACACGCAAACACGACTCGCCGCGCTATCAGTTCATCGAGAACGTCGACTGCTGCGTCATCGACGAGGTCCACCTCCTCGATTCGGAGAAACGCGGCAGCGTCCTCGAAGTCACCATCTCCCGGCTCCGTCGGCTCTGCGACCCGCGCGTGGTCGCGCTCTCGGCGACGATGCCGAACGTCGAGGACGTGGCGGCGTGGCTCGACGCCCCGCCCGAACACACCTTCGAGTTCGCCGACGAGTACCGCCCGGTCGACCTCCACTCGGGCGTCGAGACGTACACCCACGGCGACAACTCCTTCGCCGACAAGTACCGCCGGCTCTACCGGGCGCTGGACCTCGCGGAACCGCACATCCGCGACGGCGGCCAGGCGCTCGTGTTCGTCTCCTCCCGGCAGGACACCGTCCAGGCCGCCAAGAAGTCCCGCGACGAACTCGCCGAGCGTGACGTGCCGGTCGGCGCGCGCGGCGACTACGACTTCCACAACGCGGCGAAGGAACTCAACAACGAGACGCTCCGGAAGTCGGTGCTCGACGGGGTGGCGTTCCACCACGCGGGCCTCTCGAAGAACGACAAGGACCTCGTCGAGGAGTGGTTCAAGCAGGGAAAGGTCCAACTCCTCTTTTCGACGTCCACGCTGGCGTGGGGCGTCAACCTCCCCGCCCGCTGCGTCGTGCTCCGGGACACGAAGCTCCACGACCCTCTCGAAGGCGAGGTCGACATGAGCCCGCTCGACGTGCTCCAGATGCTCGGCCGGGCCGGCCGCCCCGAGTACGACGACGTGGGCTACGGCTGGGTGGTCTGCGACCGCTCGGACGCCGACAAGTACCGCCGGCTCCTCCGGGAGGGCAAGGAGATAGAGTCCCGACTCGACGAGGACCTGGAGTCCCACCTCAACGCCGAGATCGCGATGGGGACCATCCGCGGGCTGGAGGACGTGATGGACTGGCTGGAGACGACGTTCTACTACGTCCGCGCGAAGGCCCGGCCCGAGGCCTACAACTTCGAGAACCTGCGCGAGCGGGTTCGGTCGGCGCTCCAGCGACTCGTCGAGCGCGGCTTCGTCGAAACCGACGACGAACTCCGAGTCTCGGCGACCACCCTGGGTCGGCTCTCCTCGAAGTTCTACCTCCGGATGGAGACCGCCGAAGGGTTCGCCGCCCTCGCGAAGACCGAGTCCATCGAAGTCGGCGACGTGCTTCGGACCGTCGCCGACGCCGCGGAGTTCGACAGCGTGAGCGCCCGCCAGTCCGAGCGCGACGCGGTCAACTCGGTGCTGGTCGGCCAGGAGACGGGCGACCTCGAACCCGGCCCGCGGAAGGTGCTGGCCATCCTCCGGTCGGCGATGTCGGGGACGACGCCCGGCGAACTCCGGAGCGACGCCTGGGTCATCACCCAGAACGCGTTGCGACTGCTCTCGGCGCTCCGGGAGTTCCTCGAACGTTTCGACCGACCGATGGCCGCCAACCTCGCCCGCCGGGCCGAGGCCCGCATCGAACACGGCGTCAGCGACGACGCGGTCGGCCTCACCGCCATCGACGGCGTCGGGTCGGGCCGCGCGAGCAAACTCGCCAAGGAGGACATCGCGACGCCCGCCGACGTCCAGTCGGCGGGCGTCGACGGCCTCGTCGCGGCCGGCCTCTCGGCGGGCGTCGCCGAACAGGTCGTCGAGAGCGCCAGGGGCCTGCCCCGGGTGGTCGTCGAGTGGGGGTCGTTCCCCGACGCCATCGCCCGCGGCGAGAACGACATGCGCGAGGTGACCATCCGAAACGTCGGCGGGTCGGGCGCCGCCGCGATTCGCGTGACGGTCAACGGCGTCGAGATGACCGCGACGACGACCTACCTCGACGGCGAGGCGACGGTGCCGGTCGGCGTCTTCGGCGGCACCGACGACGAGATGGAGTACGCTATCGAAGTCGCGTTCCCCGACCTCCCGCTCGTCCCGGCCTGCGACTCCCGGACGGTCCGGGTCGAGTAA
- a CDS encoding HAD family hydrolase produces MQPKAVLFDMDGVIVNSERYWVELEENEIFPSVVSGSVDVSETTGMNFREIYDYLDEEYETTESKEEFVDRFEEAAREIYGERVELMDGFRDLAADLRAEGITVALVSSSPPNWIDRMLDRFELRDAFDEIISAEHIAGAGKPAPDIYEHAAVEVGAEPEECVAVEDSENGIEAARRAGMRVVGYRNQSDEELDLSEADAVASSAAELRDELLG; encoded by the coding sequence GTGCAACCGAAGGCCGTGCTGTTCGACATGGACGGCGTCATCGTGAACTCCGAGCGCTACTGGGTCGAACTCGAGGAGAACGAGATCTTTCCCTCGGTCGTCTCCGGGTCGGTCGACGTGAGCGAGACCACGGGGATGAACTTCCGGGAGATCTACGACTACCTCGACGAGGAGTACGAGACGACCGAGAGCAAGGAGGAGTTCGTCGACCGCTTCGAGGAGGCCGCCCGCGAGATATACGGCGAGCGGGTCGAGTTGATGGACGGCTTCCGCGACCTGGCCGCCGACCTCCGGGCCGAGGGTATCACGGTCGCGCTGGTTTCGTCGTCGCCGCCGAACTGGATCGACCGGATGCTCGACCGATTCGAGTTGCGCGACGCTTTCGACGAGATCATCAGCGCCGAGCACATCGCCGGGGCGGGCAAGCCAGCCCCGGACATCTACGAGCACGCCGCGGTCGAAGTGGGCGCCGAACCCGAAGAGTGCGTCGCGGTCGAGGACTCCGAGAACGGTATCGAGGCCGCCCGCCGCGCCGGCATGCGGGTCGTCGGCTACCGCAACCAGTCCGACGAGGAACTCGACCTCTCGGAGGCGGACGCGGTGGCGTCGTCGGCGGCGGAACTGCGCGACGAGTTGCTCGGCTGA
- a CDS encoding FAD-dependent oxidoreductase: MNGEVDDVLIVGGGDVGLLTALGIRKMNPAVDVSIVDDFRREVPQVGKSTYREIQNILHGTLEIDEPRFISEVKPIWKASVYFRDWCGSPAFQYPFDPPDKYPGPDTPNAVEHYYYHYEELYDSPDHLTKCEAIVAQGKSPWYYGPDGNLDRYDEVAYHLDTRRFNAFLRKLCRERGVSLVDDEITAVETTGAHVDRIRSDSQDYEADLYVDATGFNRVLRGEQDVEFRDFEFPLDAAFNVRVDRPLADVVPATVIETGDNGWFWQIDTYDDRDLGYVFASEYVTDEDALAEFLAYVEDAAPDATAGSDPVVSEADVDRYEFTSGYYDRAWVDNCLAIGNAEGFVEPLQSTALTANASLAVQFSNLLSSHGRLVDDAIREAYNESVRRTGESIYDFIAVHYEYSSGDTEFWRAMGSREGSVRTERIADAFDRFGYDWNVDTEDTGRLAELKIFALPDFYTVMRNMGATSEFYETNDFYVSEDIAREREQFYRNTREQVENHHLTVRELYKGVMDF, from the coding sequence ATGAACGGCGAGGTAGACGACGTGCTCATCGTCGGGGGCGGTGACGTCGGGTTGCTGACGGCGCTCGGCATCCGAAAGATGAATCCGGCGGTGGACGTCTCGATCGTCGACGACTTCCGACGGGAGGTCCCGCAGGTCGGCAAGAGCACGTACCGGGAGATTCAGAACATCCTCCACGGGACGCTCGAGATAGACGAACCCCGGTTCATCTCGGAGGTGAAACCGATCTGGAAGGCGTCGGTGTACTTCCGCGACTGGTGTGGCTCCCCCGCCTTCCAGTATCCGTTTGACCCGCCGGACAAGTACCCCGGACCGGACACGCCGAACGCCGTCGAACACTACTACTACCACTACGAGGAACTCTACGACAGCCCCGACCATCTGACGAAGTGCGAGGCGATCGTCGCGCAGGGGAAGTCGCCGTGGTACTACGGACCCGACGGCAACCTCGACAGGTACGACGAGGTCGCCTATCACCTCGACACCCGGCGGTTCAACGCGTTCCTGCGGAAACTCTGCCGGGAGCGCGGCGTCTCGCTCGTCGACGACGAGATCACCGCGGTCGAAACCACGGGAGCGCACGTCGACCGAATCCGAAGCGATAGTCAGGACTACGAGGCCGACCTGTACGTCGACGCGACCGGGTTCAACCGCGTCCTCCGGGGCGAACAGGACGTCGAGTTCAGGGACTTCGAGTTCCCGCTGGACGCGGCGTTCAACGTCCGAGTCGACCGACCGTTGGCCGACGTCGTCCCCGCGACCGTCATCGAAACCGGCGACAACGGGTGGTTCTGGCAGATCGACACGTACGACGACCGCGACCTGGGGTACGTCTTCGCGTCCGAGTACGTCACTGACGAGGACGCGCTCGCCGAGTTCCTCGCGTACGTCGAAGACGCGGCTCCCGACGCCACCGCCGGAAGCGACCCGGTCGTCTCCGAGGCCGACGTCGACAGGTACGAGTTCACGTCCGGATACTACGACCGAGCCTGGGTGGACAACTGTCTGGCCATCGGAAACGCCGAGGGGTTCGTCGAACCGCTCCAGTCGACCGCCCTCACCGCCAACGCCTCTCTCGCGGTACAGTTCTCGAATCTGCTGTCGTCCCACGGTCGGCTTGTGGACGACGCGATTCGGGAGGCGTACAACGAGTCGGTCCGGCGCACCGGGGAGTCGATCTACGACTTCATCGCCGTCCACTACGAGTACTCGTCGGGCGACACGGAGTTCTGGCGGGCGATGGGGTCGAGGGAGGGAAGCGTCCGGACTGAACGCATCGCGGACGCGTTCGACCGGTTCGGCTACGACTGGAACGTGGACACAGAGGACACCGGCCGACTGGCAGAACTCAAGATATTCGCGTTGCCCGACTTCTACACCGTCATGCGGAACATGGGCGCCACCTCCGAGTTCTACGAGACGAACGACTTCTACGTGAGCGAGGACATCGCACGCGAGAGAGAACAGTTCTACCGAAACACGAGGGAGCAGGTCGAAAACCACCACCTGACGGTCAGGGAACTGTACAAGGGAGTCATGGATTTCTAG
- the arsN2 gene encoding arsenic resistance N-acetyltransferase ArsN2 translates to MSNQSPVELRPVEPRDEASVEALLDAAGLPTDDLDSGYPSLFVAEAAGERVGVGGLEAYGDAALLRSVAVAESARGRGYGTAVCERLLARARERNFEAVYLLTTGAADFFAELGFEEVERARTPPAVRESAQFDDLCPASATCMKIELR, encoded by the coding sequence GTGTCGAACCAGTCACCCGTCGAACTCCGCCCGGTCGAACCACGAGACGAAGCGTCCGTCGAGGCGCTCCTCGACGCCGCGGGACTGCCGACCGACGACCTCGATTCGGGGTACCCGTCGCTGTTCGTCGCCGAAGCAGCGGGCGAGCGAGTTGGCGTCGGCGGCCTCGAAGCCTACGGCGACGCCGCGCTGCTCCGGTCGGTCGCGGTCGCCGAGTCGGCCCGCGGCCGGGGCTACGGAACCGCCGTCTGTGAGCGACTGCTCGCTCGGGCGCGCGAGCGGAACTTCGAAGCCGTCTACCTCCTGACGACCGGCGCGGCCGACTTCTTCGCGGAACTCGGCTTCGAGGAGGTCGAGCGGGCGCGGACACCCCCGGCGGTCCGCGAGAGCGCGCAGTTCGACGACCTCTGTCCGGCGAGCGCGACCTGCATGAAAATCGAACTTCGGTGA
- a CDS encoding DUF378 domain-containing protein — MKTNGFDWLAILLVVVGALTWGVIGVTGLTGEAVNIVAMALEPVFRPGPAQTVESLIYTLVGVAGIYLLYTAYKLARINRQLARAQRDRTAASTTSTPTATERSDSTGTENTGTDSYNSDS, encoded by the coding sequence ATGAAGACCAATGGCTTCGACTGGCTCGCCATCCTGCTGGTCGTCGTCGGGGCGCTCACGTGGGGCGTCATCGGCGTGACCGGACTGACGGGCGAGGCGGTCAACATCGTGGCGATGGCGCTCGAACCGGTCTTCCGACCCGGCCCGGCCCAGACCGTCGAGAGCCTCATCTACACCCTCGTCGGCGTCGCGGGCATCTACCTGCTGTACACCGCCTACAAGCTCGCGCGGATTAACCGCCAGCTCGCTCGCGCCCAGCGCGACCGGACCGCGGCCTCGACGACCTCGACGCCGACCGCGACCGAGCGCTCGGACTCGACCGGGACCGAGAACACCGGCACCGACTCGTACAACTCCGACTCGTAG
- the endA gene encoding tRNA-intron lyase, with product MDGRLRDDEVVVGGDARQRYYDSSGYGRPLGGQKVALSRVEAAYLLFKGDLESVSGMGFREFLASEELVTRFLVYADLRDRGFYLSPDREGWVSAPRSNSDLVVYPRGKGPWDDEVLYRIRVVGERADVPADQLGDVVLAVVDEESEITYLETERADVRGSSTTDLPSSVPADLLGDRALVWDPPAELHDRAFYGQPLADRDADDPRALQLSLVEAAHLADEGVLELDPTAARDRGRDAEGERFARRLRVYRALREREVVPKTGFKFGADFRTYADVESVDDLGHSECLVRVLALGHDFEPRDLALDVRLAHGVRKRMVFALTDGERVEWLGVSRLTP from the coding sequence ATGGACGGACGCCTTCGGGACGACGAGGTGGTCGTCGGCGGCGACGCCCGCCAGCGGTACTACGACTCCAGCGGTTACGGCCGCCCGCTCGGCGGACAGAAGGTCGCGCTGTCGCGCGTCGAGGCCGCCTACCTGCTGTTCAAGGGAGACCTCGAATCGGTGTCGGGGATGGGGTTCCGCGAGTTCCTCGCCAGCGAGGAACTGGTCACGCGGTTCCTCGTCTACGCCGACCTGCGCGACCGGGGGTTCTACCTCTCGCCCGACCGCGAGGGGTGGGTGAGCGCGCCCCGGTCGAACTCCGACCTCGTGGTCTACCCGCGCGGCAAGGGACCGTGGGACGACGAGGTGCTGTACCGGATTCGCGTCGTCGGCGAGCGCGCCGACGTGCCCGCCGACCAACTGGGCGACGTGGTGCTGGCGGTCGTCGACGAGGAGAGCGAGATTACCTACCTCGAAACCGAGCGCGCCGACGTGCGCGGGAGTTCGACGACCGACCTCCCCTCGAGCGTCCCGGCCGACCTGCTGGGCGACCGCGCGCTCGTCTGGGACCCGCCCGCCGAACTGCACGACAGAGCGTTCTACGGCCAACCGCTCGCGGACCGCGACGCGGACGACCCCCGGGCGCTCCAGCTCTCGCTGGTCGAAGCGGCCCACCTGGCCGACGAGGGCGTCCTCGAACTCGACCCGACCGCGGCCCGCGACCGCGGTCGGGACGCCGAGGGCGAGCGGTTCGCGCGCCGCCTCCGCGTCTACCGGGCGCTCCGCGAGCGTGAGGTGGTTCCCAAGACCGGGTTCAAGTTCGGCGCCGACTTCCGGACCTACGCGGACGTCGAGTCGGTCGACGACCTGGGCCACTCGGAGTGTCTCGTCAGGGTGCTCGCGCTCGGCCACGACTTCGAGCCGCGCGACCTCGCGCTCGACGTCCGACTCGCCCACGGCGTGCGCAAGCGGATGGTGTTCGCGCTCACCGACGGCGAGCGCGTCGAGTGGCTCGGCGTCTCGCGACTGACCCCCTGA
- a CDS encoding MATE family efflux transporter has product MLDVSREDITDGSLVRALLVLAAPLVVQNLVQVVQNVVDTFWVGRLGEDAVAAVGLNFPVMALIFAVATTVLTGTQVLVAQRAGGEDADGVRRAVFHGLTLALAAGTAVGVVVVSGADVIIGLLTTGGDVAPQAAVYLGTVMLALPFATMSDAIEGGFIGWGDARASMYVNVTAVVVNLGLDPFLILGWGPFFEPMGVRGAALATAAGYTAGFALALGMLLRGRDGLTLTRESATFDLEEYREILDIGAPRGGQVIAAQSVRVLIIAIVSAVSGSAGLAAYTVGARIASVAFIPASGLSGAAQSVVGQNLGADKPDRARRATWVGVAIAAGGLTVVGAIQWFVPELLVNVFVPDMTEDGIELSVRYLRILVFGYWAIGATYLFSAGFNGARRTKVSMVADLVKYWGVRLPIAAVGALWLGYDVIAVFWAVTISNVVGAIGVGCYYYYTTNNGMLKRAAEKARAAAD; this is encoded by the coding sequence ATGCTAGACGTCTCGCGGGAAGATATCACCGACGGTTCGCTCGTCAGGGCGCTGCTGGTACTCGCGGCCCCGCTCGTGGTCCAGAACCTCGTGCAGGTCGTTCAGAACGTAGTCGACACGTTCTGGGTCGGCCGTCTCGGCGAGGACGCCGTGGCGGCCGTCGGCCTGAACTTCCCCGTGATGGCGCTCATTTTCGCCGTCGCGACCACGGTTCTCACGGGCACGCAGGTCCTCGTGGCCCAGCGCGCCGGAGGCGAGGACGCCGACGGCGTGCGGCGGGCGGTCTTCCACGGCCTGACGCTCGCGCTGGCGGCCGGAACCGCGGTCGGCGTGGTTGTAGTTTCCGGCGCCGACGTCATCATCGGACTTCTGACGACCGGCGGCGACGTTGCGCCGCAGGCGGCTGTCTACCTCGGGACGGTGATGCTCGCGCTCCCGTTCGCGACGATGAGCGACGCGATAGAGGGCGGGTTCATCGGGTGGGGCGACGCGCGGGCGTCGATGTACGTCAACGTCACCGCGGTCGTCGTCAACCTCGGACTCGACCCGTTCCTCATCCTCGGGTGGGGGCCGTTCTTCGAACCGATGGGCGTCCGCGGGGCGGCGCTCGCGACCGCCGCGGGCTACACCGCGGGGTTCGCGCTCGCGCTCGGAATGTTGCTCCGGGGCCGCGACGGCCTCACCCTCACCCGCGAGTCGGCGACCTTCGACCTCGAGGAGTATCGCGAAATCCTCGACATCGGTGCGCCCCGAGGCGGGCAGGTGATCGCCGCCCAGTCGGTCCGCGTCCTCATCATCGCGATCGTCTCGGCGGTCAGCGGGTCGGCCGGACTCGCGGCCTACACGGTCGGCGCGCGCATCGCGAGCGTCGCGTTCATCCCCGCGAGCGGACTCTCGGGAGCGGCCCAGAGCGTCGTCGGTCAGAACCTGGGCGCCGACAAACCCGACCGCGCGAGGCGCGCGACGTGGGTCGGCGTCGCCATCGCGGCGGGCGGCCTCACGGTCGTAGGTGCGATACAGTGGTTCGTGCCGGAACTGCTCGTGAACGTCTTCGTCCCGGACATGACGGAGGACGGCATCGAACTCAGCGTCAGGTACCTCCGGATTCTCGTATTCGGCTACTGGGCCATCGGCGCGACGTACCTGTTCAGCGCCGGATTCAACGGCGCGCGCCGGACCAAGGTGAGCATGGTCGCCGACCTCGTGAAGTACTGGGGCGTTCGACTCCCCATCGCCGCGGTCGGCGCGCTGTGGCTCGGCTACGACGTCATCGCCGTCTTCTGGGCGGTGACGATATCGAACGTCGTCGGGGCCATCGGCGTCGGGTGCTACTACTACTACACGACCAACAACGGGATGCTCAAGCGAGCCGCCGAGAAGGCTCGCGCGGCCGCCGACTGA
- a CDS encoding topoisomerase DNA-binding C4 zinc finger domain-containing protein, with amino-acid sequence MTETVHVFAGECTTVYDAEGRDRAGARRRGRVVVVHKPDDTVLVHDAAGYQPVEWLTRADAVYRERGEEGFALVAVKGDERLRVEAPAGAERVAFRGTDAGPPVGTCPSCDGTLVRARGTVECLDCEASHGLPRDAAVLDSTCDCGLPEMAVERGARFELCVDRGCESLDDAVGERFDREWTCPDCGGDLRVLRERSLFLGCENYPDCEATFALPDDPVVGECECGLPRVDGSDGERCLDRDCAVAPELEPEREAPASADGDDD; translated from the coding sequence GTGACCGAAACAGTCCACGTCTTCGCCGGGGAGTGTACGACAGTCTACGACGCCGAAGGACGCGACCGCGCCGGCGCGCGCCGGCGCGGTCGCGTCGTCGTGGTCCACAAGCCCGACGATACCGTCCTCGTCCACGACGCGGCGGGCTACCAGCCGGTCGAGTGGCTGACCCGCGCCGACGCTGTGTACCGGGAGCGCGGCGAGGAGGGCTTCGCGCTCGTCGCCGTCAAGGGCGACGAGCGCCTCCGGGTCGAGGCCCCGGCCGGGGCCGAGCGCGTCGCGTTCCGCGGCACCGACGCCGGCCCGCCGGTCGGCACCTGCCCGTCGTGCGACGGGACGCTCGTCCGCGCCCGCGGGACGGTCGAGTGCCTCGACTGCGAGGCGAGCCACGGCCTGCCCCGGGATGCCGCCGTCCTCGATTCGACCTGCGACTGCGGCCTGCCCGAGATGGCCGTCGAGCGGGGTGCCCGCTTCGAACTCTGCGTCGACCGCGGCTGCGAGAGCCTGGACGACGCGGTCGGCGAGCGCTTCGACCGCGAGTGGACCTGTCCCGACTGCGGCGGCGACCTCCGGGTGCTCCGCGAGCGCTCGCTCTTCCTCGGTTGCGAGAACTACCCCGACTGCGAGGCGACGTTCGCACTCCCCGACGACCCGGTCGTCGGGGAGTGCGAGTGCGGCCTCCCGCGGGTCGACGGTTCGGACGGGGAACGGTGTCTCGACCGCGACTGCGCGGTCGCTCCCGAACTCGAACCCGAGCGCGAAGCGCCGGCCTCAGCCGACGGCGACGACGACTGA
- a CDS encoding class II aldolase/adducin family protein: MLGAERRAVARRARELAALTPGRTGNLSVRRGDRFAVTPTGVPYDRIEAEEVPVVSLAGDETRVERGLEPSSETPMHSAVYREFDAGAIVHTHSPWASTLAVLRESIPPVHYMLALAGTTVPVADYATYGTPELAANAVAAMEDADATACLLANHGLLVTGEDLDAALETAVNVEYTARIYCQAKALGSPVQLSGDEMDAVATKFEGYGQGGADAEEER; encoded by the coding sequence ATGCTCGGAGCAGAACGGCGCGCCGTCGCTCGGCGCGCACGAGAGTTAGCCGCGCTGACGCCGGGACGAACGGGAAACCTGAGCGTTCGCCGCGGCGACCGATTCGCCGTCACGCCTACCGGCGTCCCCTACGACCGCATCGAGGCCGAGGAGGTGCCGGTCGTCTCGCTCGCCGGCGACGAGACGCGGGTCGAACGGGGCCTCGAACCGTCGAGCGAGACGCCGATGCACTCGGCCGTCTACCGCGAGTTCGACGCGGGGGCCATCGTCCACACCCACTCGCCGTGGGCCTCGACGCTCGCGGTCCTCCGCGAGTCGATTCCGCCGGTCCACTACATGCTCGCGCTCGCGGGCACGACGGTCCCCGTCGCCGATTACGCCACCTACGGCACGCCCGAACTCGCGGCCAACGCCGTCGCCGCGATGGAGGACGCCGACGCGACGGCCTGCCTGCTCGCCAACCACGGCCTGCTGGTCACCGGCGAGGACCTCGACGCGGCGCTCGAAACCGCGGTCAACGTCGAGTACACCGCGCGCATCTACTGCCAGGCGAAGGCGCTGGGCAGTCCCGTCCAACTCAGCGGCGACGAGATGGACGCCGTGGCGACGAAGTTCGAGGGCTACGGACAGGGCGGCGCGGACGCGGAAGAAGAGCGCTGA